From the genome of Bactrocera oleae isolate idBacOlea1 chromosome 2, idBacOlea1, whole genome shotgun sequence, one region includes:
- the LOC106624476 gene encoding probable ATP-dependent RNA helicase CG8611, with the protein MDISLNIATGPAISGNNLVPIKKKTSAGASSRSDSGFTFSFGGAQHKVKAIVARKRPVKRPQTTDDGKKLSQKLLVQLSKNKNSEKKSDTTKTNAAESGNAHNPFSKIESPKSSTNSIDNGLILNIATDFVPSARPLPKQKLSQAERLRNMAKLKSEQTKNYFTKKPFDKNAKKYFNPRKNFMQKNSQNEESTAGVQQSSVNLVARKANAFRVVRPQDKSVKKVGLFADSPNTPVMGQRFVKPIVERLFDGTKIGSLNIHPHAVKNLADVLSIVELTTVQKKTIPLALEGKDLLVRSQTGSGKTLAYALPVVEKLQAVRPKITRDSGVLAVVIVPTRELAVQTYELFQKLLKPFTWIVPGVLMGGERRKAEKARIRKGINILVGTPGRVLDHLLHTETFKVHNTKFLVLDEADRLLEMGYERDVKQIVEAIDTQRSKPAEDGIVTEERLQRLLLSATLTANVQRLAGLTLKEPVFVDNSDEDASSIPKTNGYNKTDIEGLTADALDDEEEKGIMTIPDNLKLHFTVVPPKLRLVTLCAILAYEFSDKQRLKAIVFMSTMEMVNFHHDLLNELLTQKVLDEDDEEVIKENDESEDDDETPLLKGLRFFKLHGSMTQTERQGVFNGFRECKSGVLLTTDVAGRGIDVPEVDLVVQYSPPQKVADFVHRVGRTARAGHSGKALLLLTPSEAQFVRFLEDQRIRISQVDMDNYLKTLNEHDDEANTMQEAASNLQHKCQELIADDKEIHNKACKAFVSWTKFYSTFPKELKPIFNIKNAHMGHFAKSFGLKDQPKTFTKKHSEPKAPPPTNRLTYTERDPEKIKQEKRAKKRMFSTTVTNEVRNPNRQQSNKLVKMMPASRALTTSEFDSGLPSLKKRKKA; encoded by the exons ATggatatttcattaaatatagCAACTGGACCAGCAATCTCAGGCAATAATCTT GTACCTATAAAAAAGAAGACCTCTGCAGGTGCATCATCGCGCAGTGATAGTGGCTTCACGTTTTCATTCGGCGGAGCTCAGCATAAAGTAAAAGCAATTGTAGCACGTAAGCGTCCAGTTAAAAGGCCACAAACAACTGATGATGGCAAAAAACTTTCGCAGAAACTTTTGGTACAACTTTCCAAGAATAAAAATTCGGAAAAGAAATCAGacactacaaaaacaaatgctgCCGAATCGGGAAATGCACATAACCCATTTAGTAAAATTGAGAGCCCAAAATCATCAACTAATTCCATAGATAATGGGCTCATACTTAATATTGCTACGGATTTCGTACCGAGTGCGCGACCCCTACCAAAGCAGAAGCTTAGTCAAGCTGAGCGTTTGCGAAACATGGCCAAACTGAAAAGTGAAcagacaaaaaattattttacaaagaaaCCATttgataaaaatgcaaaaaaatacttcaacccacgtaaaaattttatgcaaaaaaattcacaaaacgaGGAAAGTACTGCAGGTGTTCAACAAAGTAGTGTGAATTTAGTAGCACGTAAAGCAAATGCGTTTCGCGTTGTTAGACCCCAAGACAAATCAGTTAAAAAAGTTGGTCTATTTGCGGATAGTCCCAATACACCTGTTATGGGCCAACGTTTTGTTAAACCTATAGTGGAACGACTTTTCGATGGTACAAAAATTGGTTCACTCAACATTCACCCACATGCTGTGAAAAATTTAGCAGACGTGTTGAGTATTGTTGAACTAACGACTGTGCAGAAGAAAACCATTCCGCTGGCGCTTGAag GTAAAGACTTGCTTGTACGTTCACAGACTGGCTCCGGTAAAACTCTGGCTTACGCCTTGCCAGTAGTTGAAAAGCTGCAGGCGGTGCGTCCAAAGATAACACGTGACTCAGGCGTGCTGGCTGTAGTCATTGTGCCCACACGCGAATTGGCCGTGCAAACGTATGAACTTTTTCAAAAGCTATTAAAACCATTTACATGGATCGTACCCGGTGTTCTGATGGGTGGCGAGCGTCGCAAGGCAGAAAAGGCGCGCATACGTAAAGGCATCAATATATTAGTTGGCACGCCTGGACGAGTTTTGGATCATTTGTTGCATACGGAGACTTTTAAAGTACACAATACAAAATTCTTAGTGCTAGATGAGGCAGATCGCCTATTGGAAATGGGTTATGAACGTGATGTTAAGCAAATTGTAGAAGCAATCGATACACAACGTTCCAAACCAGCTGAAGATGGTATTGTAACCGAAGAACGTCTACAACGTTTATTATTATCGGCGACGCTCACTGCGAATGTGCAACGACTGGCAGGGCTCACACTAAAAGAACCTGTTTTCGTTGACAATAGCGATGAAGACGCCTCAAGTATACCCAAAACTAATGGCTATAATAAGACCGACATCGAAGGATTAACTGCGGATGCACTGGATGACGAAGAAGAGAAGGGCATAATGACCATACCAGATAACTTGAAATTGCATTTCACAGTTGTGCCTCCAAAACTGCGCTTAGTTACTTTGTGCGCCATATTAGCGTATGAATTCAGCGATAAACAGCGCTTAAAGGCCATTGTCTTTATGAGTACAATGGAAATGGTAAACTTTCATCATGATTTACTAAATGAACTGCTGACACAAAAAGTACTCGATGAAGATGACGAAGAAGTGATCAAGGAGAACGACGAAAGTGAAGATGATGATGAAACGCCGTTACTTAAGGGTTTACGATTTTTTAA ATTGCATGGCTCAATGACACAAACCGAGCGCCAAGGCGTGTTCAATGGTTTTCGCGAATGCAAATCTGGTGTGCTGCTCACAACG GATGTAGCGGGACGTGGCATTGATGTTCCTGAAGTTGATTTGGTTGTTCAGTATTCACCACCGCAAAAGGTTGCCGATTTCGTGCATCGGGTAGGACGCACAGCACGCGCCGGTCACAGTGGTAAGGCGCTTTTACTGCTCACACCCTCCGAGGCACAGTTTGTACGTTTTTTGGAGGATCAGCGCATAAG AATATCACAAGTTGATAtggataattatttaaaaacactgAATGAGCATGACGATGAGGCGAACACAATGCAAGAAGCGGCGTCAAATCTGCAACACAAATGTCAAGAACTCATAGCTGATGATAAAGAAATTCATAATAAAGCATGTAAAG CCTTCGTCTCCTGGACGAAATTCTATTCCACCTTCCCGAAAGAACTTAAACCGATATTTAATATCAAAAACGCGCACATGGGTCATTTTGCGAAGAGCTTCGGTCTGAAGGATcaaccaaaaacatttacaaagaAGCATTCGGAACCAAAAGCGCCGCCACCCACAAACCGCTTAACTTACACAGAAAG AGACcccgaaaaaattaaacaagaaaaacgtgcAAAAAAGCGAATGTTCTCCACCACCGTGACCAACGAAGTACGCAACCCTAATCGGCAGCAAAGCAATAAACTGGTGAAAATGATGCCTGCCTCCAGAGCACTCACCACATCAGAGTTTGACAGTGGCTTGCCTTCCCTTAAGAAACGGAAGAAAGCTTAA